Genomic segment of Chelmon rostratus isolate fCheRos1 chromosome 2, fCheRos1.pri, whole genome shotgun sequence:
GCGAATGAGACAGGGTTGGGAGCTTAAACAATTTGGGTAGCTCCATTCAACAAGCATGAGAAATGAATGTAACTGCAGTTGTACCTAATGGCTGCGTGGTTAATTAATGCTCCAGTTAGCTATTATAGGGAGAATTGTATGGTTGCCTGGATGTGAAAAATCTCTTTGGCTGGTGCATAACATTGTCTTTTTAGCCTGCTTTGCATACATTCATAGCATTCAGACTATAATAGATAGATTTATTAGCTCTTTAACACTTGCAAGCCCAGACCTGACTTATCATTGCAGTGGAAGAGCCCACCATTAATTAAtgacttttaaacattaaagcaCTTTGCCACATCCAAGACACTACTCTGGTTATGAAACTGccttcaaatgaggcttaatgttcacacagtttctcttgactgtctcTCATTATAAAATATGCCAACATTACCCCAGTGTGTGGGTCTACAATAGATGCTACCTGCCACATTAGCCATGGAACATGCTAATGCCAcattcaacaggctaaccagcagaataaacagtgaagcaacataaaaatgggaAAAGCTACAGGTTCTAAGTTTGAAGTGGGTAATGATCTGATCTGATGAAGAGCTTCAGTTTTGaggtgaatcctgctttgtatcGGCCCTCAAAGCAGTTCGAAGTAAATTTATTAGCACACATACAACCTAagagttttccagttgttgctgtggggacatttccatcaagttaatctAGTATtttagatgtttgtttttttttttgttatgttagAACCTTTTTATCTAACTAAAACGAACACACATTTTGTTCTGCACCTTAAAGTTAGCTTGTTCAGCACGCTACCAAACACACAAGTGTTAAAAACGCTACCTGCTCAGGTGTAGCACATTAAACGGCATGTAAACACACCTGGAATTTTTTCACTCTCTTCAGTCCATTTAGATGCTGGTGTTGGTTTTTCTCTTCAGCACCACTAACAACCGGCTGTCTGCCTATGACGTCTAGATTACAGTACAAATTTTGGTGTAACACTGGCTTGCTGacagcctgccagctgctgtcaatcaggCACAGCtcactgagaggaaaaggagcatttctgttttttcttccttttgataataataaaaggtAAAACAGGTAGGTAAAAAGGTAAAAGTTAAACAGATAAGAACATGTTGTAAAGCTTGGTGTCTCTTAATTTCCTGCAGGATGTCAGTAAGCGCATGTCTCTGCCCATGGACATTCGTCTGCCTCCAGAGTTTCtcaagaagctgcagcaggagagtgAAAACTCACCGCTCTGCAAACCTCTCAGTCGCATGTCTCGACGTGCATCACTGGTTAGTgctctgtctatctatctatctatctagtcCTCTTATCTTGCCCTGCTGTTACTATTTACTTCTTTATTAATATTGTAATGAGTGCATTATTTTCTTTGACATTCTCCCCCCGTTCTCCATTaagatgtatttgttttgtatcaGGCTGACAGAGTAAACAAGGATTTATACTtaattaagaaaacattaattaatgcATGCAAATGTGATCTCTTGACTGATCTGAGGTATAATTAGTACAGAACCATAACAGTGAACACCAGAATTAATCTGTCTTGTTCTTTTTGCCTCTAGTCTGACATAGGTTTTGGGAAACTGGAGACATACGTGAAGCTCGGCAAACTGGGTGAAGTACGTCCATACCagtcagtctcacacacaccttttatAACCGACGGTTGatggaaacagctgatgtgcAGTCCAGTGAGAGACGAGTGCACGACTGCTACACCCACTGCAGCCACCGACCAATAACTTGAGGCTAGACTTTAtcaaacacaaataaagcaTCTCTCTGGTGTATAACATCCACCACGCTGACCACAAGCTGTCTGCGGGTCTTTGTTATACTGAACAGGTTGCAGCTTTGTTTATGTGCCTGAACAAGACAAACTACAGTTTACCCATGTGTCCATTTGATTGTATTAGTTGGGCTTGGCTGGCTTGGCTGGTATTCTGTAGGATCACAGTGCATGGTCCTGCTGTGGTTGAGGAGATTGCATATCACGGGCAATGCACTGAAATCCCTCACCATTTATCTGAGGATGGTTAAGGACAGAAGCTGTCTGCATTAGTCTCAGTCACAAGGCTCAGCAGCAGATCACAGCGTTGGTGAGAGGTCGAAAAGAGCTTCTTTTGTTGTCAATTATCATGACCTGTGGTTCACAAAGGCATGATTTAGTTTTACATGCAGTGGAACACAGTAATTTGAACATGTGACCCTGTCCCTTTTCACATAACCTGAAAAGATTTGCTCTCATTGCAAAGCCTGGACATATGAAGAATAATCATGAGTGAGCTGTGATAGTAATGAGAAATCCCAGTAATCAGATCCcaaacatgtaaatatgcaCTTCATTAATGGACTGAATCCTGCTGGAGACGCTTGCAGTGCAttgatgaaatgttttgatGCTGCTCATGTATGGTAGCGGTTAAAACTTCTAACCTCATTTAGTTTAGTTGGAATTAATTatctgttttgattttgatgtgaTTCGTGTTTATGTGCTTTGAGTGACAAgtcaacagaaaacacattccAATCAAATTAacttcatttttctgttgctgttaataaaaaaaatacatacctGCTCGTATTTGATTAACAGTTCTTCAGAATATAGTATAATCAGAATACCCACtagaggcgtgtgtgtgtgtgtgtgtgtgtgtgtgtgtgtgtgttcataggGGACGTATGCCACAGTGTTCAAAGGGCGAAGCAAACTAACAGAGAACCTGGTGGCGTTAAAGGAGATTCGGCTGGAGCATGAGGAGGGAGCGCCTTGCACTGCTATCAGAgagggtacacacacacacgcacacacacacacacacacacacacacacacacacacacacatttcaacagacacacacaaacaggtgtgCCAGTCCAGGGGTGCAGCCATGCCCTCATTTAATATACCTTAAGATAAATTTACACACAGGGGGCTGTTACTGTGTCACTTAGCATCCAAACTGGACGTATGATGAACTCGCTTTGTAAGGTCCACCTCACTCAGGAGATTCAGAGGAACACTGCATAGCAGctcagaaaagaaacagcacaggaacaatgtccagtgtgtgttttatcaatCAGAATCTGGTTGCACTTGtgtttatcatcatcatttaatgCCAGTGTACTCTGTCTGTTTACAATCAAATGAAGTATTAATAATCTATCAAATACATGATCTTCTATTCAGCTTGTGGGCAGAACTGGTTAATATCAGTTGACTGAACAGTGCATCCAAGAGGACAGACTGACCTCACGTTCTCCTTCACATCCTGAACATGCGCTGCTGCAGTAGTTAATACATGGCTTTTCTAGCAGAAAAGCTTTATTGAAGACACAACATTTTGTCCTCAGGCTTTCATCATCTTCAATAAAGCTTTTCTGCAAGTAGAAGGACAGTGTGAGGGAGCTCTCCCTTCTCTTGTCTGTGGATGTTTCCACCTACACGCCTGTGTACAAGAAGCTGAAGGTGTCAGTTGACATTTTAGTCAGTTGAAACCCAGCAGTGCAAGTATTGTATCACTTTCTCTCATGATGCTAATGGCAAAAACTGTATGCTATAGAGATTCACATCTACTGTACAGGATTAGGGACACAGCACTGTCTGCAGTACATTTCAGTTAAACCTCAGATacagtgacctctagtggcatGTACATGAGGACACAGCTGAGTTTAGACTAAACCACAGGTGCGGTTTAAACAGCTGCAATGACAACATAGTAATGgggtattttattttgttgtttcagtttaaaCCCACCTTAAGCTTGAAATCGTAGCTAAGCTATTGTCTATTGTGGTCGTAGGTTGTTCTGTAGTAGTTTCTACTGTTCTACAGCACAACTCATCTCTCCGTCTTCTGTCCACCCAGTGTCTCTACTGAAGAACCTGAAACACGCCAACATCGTCACACTGCACGACATCATCCACACCGAGCGCTGCCTCACTCTGGTGTTTGAGTATCTCGTGAGTACATCGGCAGTTCAGCGTGCAGGAGTTCAGAAGGTGCTGACCTCATTTATGGACGCATTTGAGTGTGAACACTTTGGCTGTTGTGTCTTCCAGGACAGTGACCTTAAACAGTACTTGGACAACTGTGGGAATCTCATGAGCATGCATAACGTCAAGGTGAGCCCCCAGCATGACAatgactcagcagcagcagcagcaggtgtcaAACACTACTGACTGCGTACCAGACCAGacaccacacatgcacagctccagcatttgctgctgcttgttctcaagccaaaaatcaaataatcaagCACAGTTGATTCAGCATAGTAGCCATGGAAGCCTGgaattaaaacaatgaaataaagtcaCATTCCCAAAGTAGACCAGAGCACAAATCTCACAgaatcataaataaaatgttgtcCCAGAAAGCTGTTTGACAGCACTTACTGCTGTTCTGAAGGTACTTCCAATGATTCTTCTCAACATCcagatgaaaaaatattctgtctgctgctcaaTAAAAAAGATGTTTCACCTATTTCTCAAATTGCAATCTGGGTTGTGGAAATgactggatttatttttttttatctttttgtaaaacacaagcaaatattATCATAAATATGTTACtttgtataaaaatgtaaatactggaaagaaaaaaaaaacaaatataccGATATAACTgattatatacattttaatttttgctTCACATCATACAAAGTGAGCAAGGATATACAAACGTCATTTATAGCTACAATCTTTAGGAAATTAAAATTAGAAAATGAGTCACAACTTGGGAAATGGgttgaaaatctttttttattgtgcagcaGATGGATTTTTTCATCCACAGCCGCGATCCACCATCCACAACCATCCACCGAGGATCCTGGAAATACCATCAGGACAGCAGCTagtgttctgtgtttttcacattttcccatgcacacatttttagcTAAATCGAATGTGTAGCTCCATAACTCAAATGTAACAAGAGGCACAAACTGGAACTGAGTGATGCATATTATCTTTTCATTCTGTGATTGTCTTGGATCTGTTGGATTTTTgatcttcatcattttcacttttctccCACAGATCTTCATGTTCCAGCTGCTGCGTGGTCTATCCTACTGTCACAAGAGAAAAATCCTCCACAGAGACCTAAAGCCTCAGAACCTGCTCATCAATGACAAGGGCGAGCTCAAGCTGGCTGACTTTGGTAGATAAGGCAGCACACTCTCATGCAGCATATATGAACATCAACAAAAGTGAATGTGGTCATAAAGACTCAGGCACTTGGGAATAGAATAGCACGTTTCCTGCCACAATCGCTTTCCAATTATATTTTACTGCCGCTCAGAGATCTCCTATCCTGATTACTTTAGCACCCTTACTTCCTGTATCCTAGCAACTGTGCCCCTCTCTCTGAGTTTTCTCAATATTGTGCTGGAAGTGAGTAGATGAACCCACCAGTATTCCCTCActatttttcaactgttttAACTTAAAACTGCATATGAGCTGATGGAGGGACTATTCCACTGTATGAGACTTGCTGTCAGCAATCATGCTGTTTGATACAACACCTGTGGAGGCACAGAATACCTCATTTCAAGGGGATCTTGGTACAAAGGTAGTACCCAAGTGAAAGAGGTTGAACATTTACTCAAAAATTAGGCTGATTAAAGCAGCCATAGGAAAGCCATTCTGCTGTTCCTGAGGCCTCTCATGGTTAAAGCCCGACCATGCTGTGTTGTCCAGGTCTGGCGAGAGCCAAGTCCGTCCCCACTAAGACCTACTCCAATGAGGTGGTAACTCTATGGTATCGCCCCCCTGACGTGCTGCTGGGCTCCACAGAATACTCCACACCCATCGACATGTGGTGAGTACCACAGTATGAATATTTAATTATCATTAGTCTAACATGTATTTCCCCTCCACAGTACCACAGTAAACATCTGCTCTCTGTGGTAGACTAGACCAACCACACTACAAACTGTCCCAACTGTAATTTGTGGAAGAGCATGCTGGAGCAAATACTATGCTGTGTGAATGTTACCACCAGCATTATCTCTTGTTGAACCTCAAAATCTAAATGAAGGTGAAATGTAACATGCAGCTAGTTTGCTCCTGTCAATGATGCAAGAGATATTGCACTGTATACAGAGTAGATATCTGTGCATCTGAGTTCAGTAAGGACCTATCACTGGGACTAATTCAGGCTCGTCTCAGGTGTCACAAGGAAACTGAGAATAAATGGGTCGATAGCAACACATATATTAGACCTATTTTTACTGGGattgtctcatttttctcttaACTGACTGAAGTCTCAACCGGGAACTGAACAGAACTCCAACACTAGTGTCATTCCTGG
This window contains:
- the cdk18 gene encoding cyclin-dependent kinase 18, with translation MNKMKNFKRRFSLSVPRTETIEENEFTEQINQLNIRHTQGLTPDRLDPPSHDASPVSPEPSTPGAQSPSHLHYHSKAQHRRFSMEDVSKRMSLPMDIRLPPEFLKKLQQESENSPLCKPLSRMSRRASLSDIGFGKLETYVKLGKLGEGTYATVFKGRSKLTENLVALKEIRLEHEEGAPCTAIREVSLLKNLKHANIVTLHDIIHTERCLTLVFEYLDSDLKQYLDNCGNLMSMHNVKIFMFQLLRGLSYCHKRKILHRDLKPQNLLINDKGELKLADFGLARAKSVPTKTYSNEVVTLWYRPPDVLLGSTEYSTPIDMWGVGCILYEMATGRPMFPGATVKEELHLIFRLMGTPVEETWPGISSNEEFRSYLFPQYRPQALINHVPRLDTEGMDLLSALLQYDTRSRISSEAALRHPYFLSLGDNIHNLADTASVFSLREVQLQKDPGHRSSVFQPLGRGKNRRQSIF